One region of Alosa alosa isolate M-15738 ecotype Scorff River chromosome 1, AALO_Geno_1.1, whole genome shotgun sequence genomic DNA includes:
- the myoz2b gene encoding myozenin-2b isoform X2, with translation MDLGKKLCTPKDIMLEELSLLSNRGSRLFKMRQRRSEKYTFESIQNEANATYSNDVPVEGVENSESKGDASKTPPNTPDPRSAMSPDGIAPGYGAPLKDVPPEKFNATAMPKSYHSPWEQAIINDPALAETLNLKMPAPEPKQDVDYKSFNRVATPYGGFDKAPRSTGIIFKVPALDLNPPAYPELQEPGVKRPSFNRMAQGWISDGNPLMLPTVPLDPPEIPESDDL, from the exons ATGGACCTAGGCAAAAAGCTGTGCACACCAAAAGACATCATGTTGGAGGAGCTCTCTCTGCTGTCAAACAGAGGCTCCCGTCTCTTTAAAATGAGACAGAGACGATCTGAGAAGTACACATTTGAGAGCATTCAGAATGAGGCCAACGCAACGTATAGT AATGACGTCCCAGTGGAGGGTGTGGAAAATAGTGAAAGCAAAGGAGACGCGTCAAAAACACCCCCAAACACCCCGGATCCCAGGAGCGCCATGAGCCCCGACGGAATAGCACCAG GTTATGGAGCCCCACTGAAAGATGTTCCTCCTGAGAAGTTCAATGCCACCGCCATGCCCAAGTCCTACCACTCCCCCTGGGAACAGGCCATCATCAACGACCCAGCCCTGGCCGAGACTCTCAACCTCAAAATGCCCGCTCCGGAGCCCAAACAAGACGTTGACTACAAGAGCTTCAACAG GGTGGCTACGCCATATGGGGGTTTTGATAAAGCTCCACGCTCCACCGGCATCATCTTCAAGGTCCCTGCCCTGGATCTGAACCCCCCTGCCTACCCTGAGCTGCAGGAGCCTGGTGTGAAGAGGCCCAGCTTCAACAGAATGGCTCAGGGATGGATCTCCGACGGCAACCCTCTCATGCTGCCCACTGTCCCCCTGGACCCACCTGAGATCCCCGAGTCCGATGACCTCTAA
- the myoz2b gene encoding myozenin-2b isoform X1, which translates to MSQFSTLSPRERKMQAAAICREVHGGANGDTMDLGKKLCTPKDIMLEELSLLSNRGSRLFKMRQRRSEKYTFESIQNEANATYSNDVPVEGVENSESKGDASKTPPNTPDPRSAMSPDGIAPGYGAPLKDVPPEKFNATAMPKSYHSPWEQAIINDPALAETLNLKMPAPEPKQDVDYKSFNRVATPYGGFDKAPRSTGIIFKVPALDLNPPAYPELQEPGVKRPSFNRMAQGWISDGNPLMLPTVPLDPPEIPESDDL; encoded by the exons ATGTCACAATTCAGCACACTGTCTCCCAGAGAAAGGAAGATGCAAGCAGCTGCTATTTGCCGAGAGGTCCATGGTGGTGCCAATG GTGACACTATGGACCTAGGCAAAAAGCTGTGCACACCAAAAGACATCATGTTGGAGGAGCTCTCTCTGCTGTCAAACAGAGGCTCCCGTCTCTTTAAAATGAGACAGAGACGATCTGAGAAGTACACATTTGAGAGCATTCAGAATGAGGCCAACGCAACGTATAGT AATGACGTCCCAGTGGAGGGTGTGGAAAATAGTGAAAGCAAAGGAGACGCGTCAAAAACACCCCCAAACACCCCGGATCCCAGGAGCGCCATGAGCCCCGACGGAATAGCACCAG GTTATGGAGCCCCACTGAAAGATGTTCCTCCTGAGAAGTTCAATGCCACCGCCATGCCCAAGTCCTACCACTCCCCCTGGGAACAGGCCATCATCAACGACCCAGCCCTGGCCGAGACTCTCAACCTCAAAATGCCCGCTCCGGAGCCCAAACAAGACGTTGACTACAAGAGCTTCAACAG GGTGGCTACGCCATATGGGGGTTTTGATAAAGCTCCACGCTCCACCGGCATCATCTTCAAGGTCCCTGCCCTGGATCTGAACCCCCCTGCCTACCCTGAGCTGCAGGAGCCTGGTGTGAAGAGGCCCAGCTTCAACAGAATGGCTCAGGGATGGATCTCCGACGGCAACCCTCTCATGCTGCCCACTGTCCCCCTGGACCCACCTGAGATCCCCGAGTCCGATGACCTCTAA